In the Lysinibacillus sp. PLM2 genome, one interval contains:
- a CDS encoding alcohol dehydrogenase — protein MKTYWQYNFPGNIYFGENSLDELKNIYATTDKQKTLVITDPGIKNSGILDVLKEKLEAFEIPYEIFDQAKPEPTVKDVEEVLNVYRNKDIDILIGLGGGSCIDLAKMIAFMLKTDHPISYFYDNKIDFVAATIIAIPTTAGTGSEVTGVAVVNDEERNLKVGISSNYLKPNYAILDPQLTVGMPPRVTACSGIDALVHAVEAFTSKNYNEFEKDYQADFRGSTVISNLFAEEAIKLITSSLVAAFKDGKDIKARSNMLLGSLLAGLAFSNSGTSISHAMAYAIGGRVHSPHGEITGLMLPYTVKYNYQSNLEKFNKLYDMCLPNDNSTSVEEKENKLFEYFIQLLKSINLPTKLSEIKVQETDLKPMTLETLGISRLMNMNPRKATEETLYKVFQAAF, from the coding sequence TTGAAAACATATTGGCAATATAATTTTCCTGGGAATATCTATTTTGGAGAAAATTCTTTAGACGAATTAAAAAATATTTATGCAACAACGGATAAACAAAAGACTTTAGTAATTACAGATCCCGGAATAAAAAACAGTGGAATTCTTGATGTGCTTAAAGAGAAATTAGAAGCATTTGAAATTCCTTATGAAATTTTTGATCAAGCCAAACCGGAACCTACAGTAAAAGATGTAGAAGAAGTACTAAATGTTTATCGAAATAAGGATATAGATATATTAATAGGTCTTGGTGGGGGAAGCTGTATTGATCTGGCAAAAATGATTGCTTTTATGCTGAAGACGGATCATCCAATTAGCTATTTCTATGATAATAAAATTGATTTTGTTGCTGCTACGATCATTGCAATCCCAACTACTGCGGGTACTGGATCAGAAGTAACGGGTGTTGCAGTAGTGAATGATGAAGAACGTAATTTGAAAGTAGGTATTTCAAGCAATTATTTAAAACCTAATTATGCAATTCTAGATCCGCAGCTAACGGTAGGAATGCCGCCAAGAGTTACAGCTTGCTCAGGTATTGATGCACTTGTACATGCAGTTGAAGCATTTACATCTAAAAATTACAATGAATTTGAAAAAGACTACCAAGCAGATTTTAGAGGCTCTACAGTGATATCTAATTTATTTGCAGAAGAGGCAATCAAGCTTATTACATCAAGCTTAGTGGCTGCTTTCAAAGACGGAAAAGATATTAAGGCTAGATCAAATATGCTTTTAGGCAGTTTATTAGCGGGACTAGCATTTTCAAATTCAGGTACATCTATTTCACATGCAATGGCATATGCGATTGGTGGAAGAGTACATTCTCCACACGGAGAGATTACAGGTTTAATGCTACCATATACAGTCAAGTATAATTATCAATCTAATTTAGAAAAATTTAATAAGTTATATGATATGTGTTTACCAAATGATAATTCAACGAGTGTTGAAGAAAAAGAGAATAAACTTTTTGAATATTTTATTCAACTTCTTAAATCTATCAATTTACCAACAAAACTATCAGAAATTAAAGTTCAAGAAACAGATTTAAAACCAATGACACTTGAAACTTTGGGAATATCTCGATTAATGAATATGAATCCTAGAAAAGCAACAGAAGAAACATTATATAAAGTGTTTCAAGCAGCTTTCTAA
- the ydiL gene encoding putative membrane peptidase YdiL produces MSHKNNGKTQKTAFYILLVYIACQLSSLLLLIPSVRDLFLNYIGNDTVAIYSLTAWWSTIAFAIAFVISIILILKNKNFWNIFKGEKTSIGSAILWGILGFFLVLFGQMIGANIEVAIGIDYGSENTETLLRVTEIAPIMILSTVLLGPFLEELIFRRVVFGSLVQTQNFWIAGIISSIVFGAIHLDFTHIILYTISGFIFAFLYYKTKRLLTSIIAHIMLNGFVVITQLNYDALKEMQNALQFFIFIQ; encoded by the coding sequence TTGAGTCATAAAAATAATGGTAAAACACAAAAAACTGCATTTTATATATTACTTGTTTATATTGCTTGTCAACTTTCTAGCCTTCTTTTACTTATTCCAAGTGTGAGAGATTTATTCCTAAATTACATTGGAAATGATACCGTAGCAATCTATTCTTTAACTGCTTGGTGGTCTACAATTGCCTTTGCTATCGCATTTGTCATTTCTATCATTTTAATTCTAAAAAATAAGAATTTCTGGAATATATTTAAAGGTGAAAAAACTTCTATTGGTAGCGCAATCCTTTGGGGGATATTAGGATTTTTCTTAGTATTATTTGGCCAAATGATTGGTGCAAATATCGAGGTTGCTATTGGCATTGATTATGGTTCAGAAAATACCGAGACACTCTTAAGAGTTACTGAAATTGCTCCTATTATGATTTTATCAACTGTATTATTAGGGCCATTCTTAGAAGAACTTATTTTCCGAAGAGTTGTGTTTGGTTCTTTAGTACAGACACAAAATTTTTGGATTGCTGGAATCATAAGCTCAATTGTTTTTGGAGCCATTCACTTAGATTTTACACATATCATCTTATATACGATTAGCGGCTTTATTTTTGCTTTTCTTTATTACAAAACTAAACGTTTACTTACTTCGATCATTGCACATATCATGTTAAATGGTTTTGTTGTCATCACTCAACTAAACTACGATGCACTCAAAGAAATGCAAAATGCGCTCCAGTTCTTTATTTTTATACAATAG
- the tatC2_2 gene encoding Sec-independent protein translocase protein TatCy — protein sequence MNPKEQTVVEHIQELRNRLVVCAVVFMISLFAGFYIAEPVIKYIQHSKEAEQLTLNAFNVTDPLAVYLQVTFLVALVITSPIILYQLWAFITPGLLESERKATLKYIPYAFFLFVGGLAFAYFVLFPNVLDFMMNLSHRLEIEQTIGINEYFSFLFKLVVPFGFIFQLPVVTLFIARLGILDPKLMVKFRKYSYFVLFVIAVLLAPPDLVSYLIISIPLFALYEISIIIARIGYRKFLKAEEQRQREEQEESQRQQVEALLAEQRRQIEQMSNQQP from the coding sequence ATGAATCCAAAAGAACAAACAGTCGTTGAGCATATACAGGAATTGAGAAACCGGCTAGTTGTGTGCGCGGTAGTTTTTATGATTTCTTTATTTGCTGGCTTCTATATAGCAGAGCCCGTCATAAAATATATTCAGCATAGTAAGGAAGCTGAACAATTAACATTAAATGCTTTTAATGTTACTGACCCACTTGCTGTTTATTTACAAGTGACTTTTCTAGTAGCTTTAGTGATTACATCGCCGATTATTTTATATCAATTATGGGCATTTATTACACCAGGCTTATTAGAATCAGAACGTAAGGCAACGTTGAAATATATTCCCTACGCCTTTTTCCTATTTGTAGGTGGACTAGCCTTTGCATATTTCGTCTTATTCCCTAATGTCCTTGATTTTATGATGAATCTATCACACCGACTTGAAATTGAGCAGACCATTGGGATTAATGAGTACTTTTCCTTTTTATTTAAATTAGTTGTGCCGTTTGGATTTATATTCCAACTGCCAGTGGTTACACTATTTATAGCTCGACTGGGAATACTAGATCCAAAGCTAATGGTGAAATTCCGTAAATATTCATACTTCGTATTATTTGTTATAGCTGTTTTATTAGCGCCACCAGATCTTGTTTCATACTTAATTATTTCCATTCCATTATTTGCGTTATATGAAATAAGCATTATCATTGCTCGTATCGGCTATAGGAAGTTTTTGAAAGCGGAAGAACAAAGACAACGCGAAGAACAAGAAGAGAGTCAAAGACAACAAGTAGAAGCGCTACTTGCAGAACAACGACGTCAAATCGAACAAATGAGTAATCAGCAACCATAA
- the rex gene encoding redox-sensing transcriptional repressor Rex: MKPELKIPQATTKRLPLYYRFLQNLANEGKRRISSQELSEAMKIDSATIRRDFSYFGALGKKGYGYDVLYLLEFFRRTLDQDEGANVALIGVGNLGNAFLKYNFQKNHNTRIVVAFDSKAPMEGNEINNIPVYHPDRLEEMYKNYNAEMAILTVPSRSAQEITDRLIAVNAKGILNFTPVRLNVPDSMKVMNIDLSVELEALIYLIRNT; this comes from the coding sequence GTGAAACCAGAGCTTAAAATTCCACAAGCAACGACAAAAAGATTACCACTTTACTATCGTTTTTTACAAAATCTAGCTAATGAGGGGAAAAGGCGGATTTCATCACAGGAATTAAGTGAGGCTATGAAAATTGATTCGGCGACGATAAGACGTGATTTCTCCTATTTTGGAGCATTAGGAAAAAAAGGGTATGGGTATGATGTTTTGTATTTGCTTGAATTTTTCCGCCGTACGCTTGATCAAGATGAGGGAGCAAATGTTGCACTTATTGGGGTAGGGAACTTAGGAAATGCATTTCTAAAGTATAACTTTCAAAAAAATCATAATACACGTATTGTAGTTGCATTTGATTCAAAGGCACCGATGGAAGGAAATGAAATTAATAATATCCCAGTATATCATCCAGATCGCTTAGAAGAAATGTATAAGAATTATAATGCTGAGATGGCAATTTTGACCGTTCCATCCCGTTCGGCTCAAGAAATAACAGATAGACTGATTGCAGTTAATGCAAAAGGAATACTTAATTTTACGCCGGTTAGACTAAATGTACCCGATTCGATGAAAGTAATGAATATTGATTTGTCCGTTGAATTAGAGGCATTAATCTATTTAATACGCAATACTTAA
- the groS gene encoding 10 kDa chaperonin, translating into MLRPLGDRIIIELVEVEEKTASGLVLPDSAKEKPQQGKVVAVGTGRVLDNGTRVELEVKEGDTIIFSKYSGTEVKYEGNEYLILRESDILAIIG; encoded by the coding sequence TTGTTAAGACCATTAGGTGATCGTATCATTATCGAACTAGTTGAGGTGGAAGAAAAAACTGCATCAGGACTTGTTCTTCCAGATTCAGCAAAGGAAAAACCGCAACAAGGTAAAGTGGTAGCAGTAGGAACTGGTCGTGTACTAGATAACGGCACACGTGTCGAGCTTGAAGTGAAAGAAGGAGATACAATTATCTTCTCTAAATATTCAGGCACAGAAGTGAAATATGAAGGTAACGAATATTTAATTTTACGCGAAAGCGACATTTTAGCTATTATTGGCTAA
- the uup gene encoding ABC transporter ATP-binding protein, which translates to MIVLQVNQIYKSFGTDEILSGVKLEVQHRDRVALVGRNGAGKSTLLKIIAGQMSYDSGDIIIPKGIKVGYLEQHSGIDSTLNIWEEMMTIFSDIKVQEKKLRELEQKMASPEVYDNKNLYERITAEYDQLQHDFKEAGGYQYEAETRSVLHGMQYFPEDYDKPISSLSGGQKTRLALAKLLLSKPDLLILDEPTNHLDIETLTWLENYLKSYEGAILIVSHDRYFLDQLVTIVYEVSRTHVTKYVGNYSGYLEEKAKNYERDLKMFEREQSEKAKLEAFIQKNIARASTTKMAQSRRKMLERTEWMDSPERDERTANFGFTIEKQSGNDVLSIDDLTIGYADQAISKNISIRAFREDRIALVGPNGVGKSTLLKTIVQDLPIKNGNIRYGTNVKIGYYDQEQAKLSSNKSVLKELWDEWPLMNEKDIRTILGSFLFSGDDVTKTVNSLSGGEKARLALAKLMMQKANLLILDEPTNHLDLDSKEILENALMDYPGTLLFVSHDRYFINRIATKVVELSSEGAFEYLGDYDYYIEKKQELEELAQMKVTESQKAETIVVKQTTSKIDKEAKKRERQLRRSIEQLETEMAEINEEISKIEEELCKPDIFQNHEKVLELQTQLDNFKSEYENLELHWLDLNEELENIIL; encoded by the coding sequence ATGATAGTTTTACAAGTAAATCAAATATATAAATCCTTCGGGACTGATGAAATATTAAGCGGTGTGAAATTAGAAGTGCAGCATCGTGATCGAGTAGCATTGGTAGGGCGCAACGGCGCAGGTAAATCTACTTTATTAAAAATTATCGCTGGTCAAATGTCGTACGACTCAGGAGATATCATTATTCCGAAGGGTATTAAAGTCGGTTATTTAGAACAACATTCAGGAATTGATTCTACTTTAAACATTTGGGAAGAAATGATGACCATTTTTTCAGATATTAAAGTGCAAGAGAAAAAGCTACGTGAGCTTGAGCAAAAAATGGCAAGTCCTGAGGTTTATGATAATAAAAACCTGTATGAGCGAATAACGGCAGAGTATGATCAATTACAACATGATTTTAAAGAAGCCGGTGGTTACCAGTACGAAGCAGAAACACGTTCTGTATTGCATGGTATGCAGTATTTCCCTGAAGATTATGATAAACCGATTTCTTCGTTATCAGGTGGACAAAAAACACGTTTAGCACTCGCAAAATTGTTATTAAGTAAACCTGATTTATTAATTTTAGATGAACCCACAAATCATTTAGATATTGAGACACTTACATGGCTAGAAAATTATTTAAAAAGCTATGAAGGTGCCATTTTAATTGTTTCCCACGACCGCTATTTCCTTGACCAATTAGTTACAATTGTTTATGAAGTTTCAAGAACACATGTAACAAAATATGTTGGAAATTACAGCGGTTATTTGGAAGAAAAGGCAAAAAATTATGAACGTGATCTAAAAATGTTTGAACGAGAGCAATCTGAAAAAGCCAAACTAGAGGCTTTTATTCAAAAAAACATTGCCCGCGCTTCTACAACAAAAATGGCTCAAAGTAGACGGAAAATGTTAGAACGTACCGAGTGGATGGACTCTCCGGAGAGGGATGAAAGAACCGCAAACTTTGGTTTTACCATTGAAAAACAAAGTGGAAATGACGTACTTTCTATTGATGATCTTACAATTGGTTATGCTGATCAAGCGATCTCTAAAAATATTTCAATTCGAGCTTTTCGTGAAGATCGTATTGCATTAGTTGGGCCAAATGGTGTAGGGAAATCTACGCTTTTAAAAACAATTGTACAGGATTTACCTATCAAGAACGGTAATATCCGTTATGGTACAAATGTAAAAATTGGTTATTATGACCAAGAGCAAGCAAAGTTAAGCAGCAATAAATCTGTGCTCAAAGAATTATGGGATGAATGGCCATTAATGAATGAAAAAGATATACGAACAATTCTTGGGAGCTTCCTATTTAGTGGGGATGATGTCACTAAGACTGTTAATTCTTTATCTGGTGGAGAAAAAGCAAGGCTTGCATTAGCAAAGTTAATGATGCAAAAAGCAAATCTATTAATACTAGACGAACCTACAAACCATCTTGACTTAGATAGTAAAGAGATTTTAGAAAATGCATTAATGGATTATCCTGGCACATTGCTTTTCGTTTCCCATGACCGTTATTTCATTAATCGCATCGCTACAAAAGTTGTTGAACTTTCTTCAGAGGGTGCATTTGAATATTTAGGAGATTACGACTACTATATTGAAAAAAAGCAAGAGCTAGAGGAACTTGCTCAAATGAAAGTAACTGAATCTCAAAAGGCAGAAACAATTGTCGTAAAACAAACTACTTCAAAAATTGATAAAGAAGCAAAAAAACGTGAACGCCAATTACGACGCTCCATAGAACAGCTTGAGACTGAAATGGCAGAGATAAATGAGGAAATTTCGAAGATTGAAGAGGAATTATGTAAGCCTGATATTTTCCAAAATCATGAGAAAGTTTTAGAATTACAAACTCAACTAGACAATTTCAAATCAGAATACGAGAATCTTGAACTACACTGGCTCGATTTAAATGAAGAGCTTGAAAACATTATTTTATAA